From Cyclobacteriaceae bacterium, a single genomic window includes:
- a CDS encoding c-type cytochrome, with protein MMNELIRLFKVIILIFCLVLVLAGATLMLRYNPKAFETVTIAEPEKPKLWEAPDIKTLSKDKEDERILYGRELISHTSDYLGPNGSVMKISNGMNCQNCHLEAGTKPFGNNFGSVASTYPKFRARSGGFESIEKRVNDCLERSLNGNATLDSLSKEMVGIVSYIKWLGKDVSKESKAAGSGFVEMVWLNRPADPAAGKKLYMMKCQICHGNSGEGQRISANSRFIYPPLWGENSFTTAAGLFRISNFSKYIVANMPNGATYDSPLLKEEEAWDIAAFVLTMPRPDKKFSQDWPKIETKPVDHPFGPYADNFSEQQHKFGPFKEILEMKNEK; from the coding sequence ATGATGAATGAACTCATCAGGTTATTCAAGGTTATTATACTGATCTTCTGCCTGGTCCTTGTACTTGCAGGGGCGACTTTAATGCTGCGCTATAATCCTAAGGCTTTCGAAACAGTCACAATAGCAGAACCCGAAAAGCCAAAACTTTGGGAAGCACCGGACATTAAAACTCTTTCAAAAGATAAAGAAGACGAGCGAATTCTTTATGGTCGCGAACTGATTTCACATACCTCTGATTATCTCGGCCCCAACGGGTCTGTGATGAAGATCAGCAATGGCATGAACTGCCAGAATTGTCATCTCGAAGCCGGCACTAAACCTTTCGGAAATAACTTTGGATCAGTAGCTTCAACTTATCCAAAGTTTCGCGCACGCTCAGGAGGATTTGAAAGCATTGAAAAAAGGGTAAATGACTGCCTGGAGAGAAGCCTCAATGGGAATGCAACGCTTGATTCTCTGTCGAAGGAAATGGTAGGCATAGTATCATACATCAAATGGCTAGGCAAAGATGTCTCTAAAGAAAGTAAAGCTGCTGGTTCAGGATTTGTTGAAATGGTCTGGCTCAACCGTCCTGCTGATCCTGCTGCCGGAAAAAAACTTTACATGATGAAGTGCCAGATCTGTCACGGGAACTCTGGTGAAGGTCAGCGCATTTCTGCAAATAGTCGATTTATTTATCCACCTTTATGGGGAGAAAATAGTTTTACTACTGCCGCTGGCTTGTTCCGGATCTCAAACTTCAGCAAGTACATTGTAGCCAATATGCCTAACGGCGCGACATATGATAGTCCATTACTAAAAGAAGAAGAAGCATGGGATATTGCTGCATTTGTTTTAACAATGCCACGACCTGACAAGAAATTTTCACAGGACTGGCCAAAGATTGAAACCAAACCAGTAGATCATCCTTTTGGACCTTACGCCGACAATTTTAGTGAACAACAGCATAAATTTGGACCCTTCAAGGAAATCCTGGAAATGAAAAATGAAAAATGA
- a CDS encoding PhoH family protein: MIEKTITLDSVSLVDFLGTGNKNINELSSAFPKSRIVSRGNEILIKGEQADVTQISEVLNSLIDHFHQFGRVTEESVRGYISQEKQQYIPDDSPDGVLLFGTKGHPIKAKTVNQQRLVQSVKDNDLVFALGPAGTGKTYISVAMAVKALKSKQVKKIIITRPAVEAGENLGFLPGDLKEKIDPYLRPIYDALGDMIPFEKLQYYMEREIIEIAPLAYMRGRTLNNAFILLDEAQNTTPMQMKMFLTRMGPESKMIVTGDVTQIDLPGNQRSGLKEATKILKDISGIGFIELSEKDVVRHRLVKDIILAYTSSTTPSN; encoded by the coding sequence TTGATCGAAAAAACCATCACATTAGACAGCGTTTCCCTGGTCGACTTTCTTGGGACAGGCAATAAGAATATCAACGAGCTGTCATCTGCATTTCCCAAAAGCCGGATTGTGTCAAGAGGCAATGAGATCCTTATTAAAGGAGAGCAGGCCGACGTTACTCAGATATCCGAAGTTTTGAATTCCCTCATCGATCATTTCCATCAATTTGGAAGAGTGACCGAAGAAAGCGTGCGCGGCTATATCAGCCAGGAGAAGCAGCAATATATTCCGGATGACTCACCGGACGGTGTCCTCTTGTTTGGTACAAAAGGACATCCGATCAAGGCCAAGACAGTTAATCAGCAACGATTGGTTCAATCTGTAAAAGACAACGACCTTGTCTTTGCACTTGGGCCTGCCGGAACGGGTAAGACTTATATTTCGGTGGCTATGGCTGTGAAAGCTCTCAAAAGCAAGCAAGTAAAGAAGATCATCATTACACGCCCCGCGGTGGAAGCAGGAGAGAACCTGGGATTTTTGCCAGGTGACCTTAAAGAAAAGATTGATCCGTACCTGCGCCCTATTTATGATGCATTGGGAGATATGATTCCTTTTGAAAAGTTACAGTATTATATGGAGCGTGAGATAATAGAGATTGCTCCATTGGCATACATGCGAGGTCGTACATTAAATAATGCATTTATACTTTTGGATGAAGCGCAGAATACTACACCGATGCAGATGAAAATGTTTCTAACCCGCATGGGTCCAGAATCTAAAATGATTGTGACAGGCGATGTTACTCAAATTGATTTACCTGGCAATCAACGGTCGGGTTTAAAAGAGGCTACAAAGATTTTGAAGGATATTAGTGGAATTGGGTTTATAGAGCTTAGCGAGAAAGATGTTGTTCGACACCGACTGGTTAAGGATATTATTCTCGCTTATACATCCAGTACTACGCCCTCCAATTAA
- a CDS encoding RNA polymerase sigma factor: MTEAVQRQIFEEWMDQYKNLIFKIVRAYSVSSMDRDDLFQEISIQVWNSIPVFRNESAVTTWLYRISLNTAIKWTKKEGRRKEEHEPLRSVHYVLEDNTTAVDERLSWLYNEISKLDEVDRSIALLLMEGFSYREMSEILGITESNVGVKINRIKKHLINKSKYYENNGI, encoded by the coding sequence GTGACAGAAGCAGTGCAAAGGCAGATTTTCGAGGAATGGATGGATCAGTATAAAAACCTGATTTTTAAAATTGTCCGTGCATATTCGGTTTCGTCTATGGATCGTGATGACCTTTTCCAGGAGATATCCATCCAGGTTTGGAATTCCATTCCTGTATTCAGGAATGAATCGGCTGTGACTACATGGTTGTATCGGATATCACTCAATACTGCTATCAAATGGACAAAGAAGGAAGGTAGGCGGAAAGAGGAGCATGAACCTCTTCGTAGCGTGCATTATGTTTTAGAAGATAACACTACTGCTGTTGATGAACGGTTATCCTGGTTGTATAACGAAATCTCGAAACTAGATGAGGTTGACAGGTCAATTGCTCTATTACTGATGGAAGGTTTTAGTTATAGGGAAATGTCGGAGATTCTGGGAATTACAGAATCTAATGTTGGCGTAAAGATTAATAGAATTAAAAAGCACTTAATCAATAAATCGAAATACTATGAAAACAATGGAATTTGA
- a CDS encoding NAD-dependent epimerase/dehydratase family protein codes for MELKIILTGATGMVGEGVLLECLQHPDISQILLVNRRASGVKHQKVKELLIPDFLNLEGNDEILKGYDACFFCAGISSAGMNEAEYTRITYDTTIHFAKKLVTVNPEMIFSFVSGSHTDSSEKGSIMWARVKGRTENALAKLPFRKVYNFRPGFMRPTVGQKNVKGFYKVIGSMYTFFKFLFPSNVSTMRQVGQAMINSVTKGYTRQILEVRDINTLAAS; via the coding sequence ATGGAACTAAAAATTATCCTTACAGGCGCAACCGGAATGGTGGGTGAAGGCGTATTACTGGAATGCCTTCAACATCCTGACATAAGTCAGATTCTGTTAGTCAACCGCAGGGCTTCTGGTGTAAAACATCAAAAAGTAAAAGAACTACTGATTCCCGATTTTTTGAACCTCGAAGGAAACGATGAAATATTAAAAGGATATGATGCGTGCTTCTTTTGCGCGGGTATTAGTTCAGCAGGAATGAATGAGGCAGAGTATACACGAATAACATACGACACCACCATCCATTTTGCAAAAAAGCTAGTAACAGTGAATCCTGAGATGATCTTTAGTTTTGTTTCAGGAAGTCATACTGACAGCTCTGAAAAAGGCTCCATCATGTGGGCACGTGTAAAAGGCAGAACTGAAAACGCATTAGCAAAATTACCTTTCAGAAAAGTATATAATTTCAGGCCTGGCTTTATGAGACCTACAGTCGGTCAGAAAAATGTCAAGGGTTTTTACAAAGTCATTGGAAGTATGTATACTTTTTTCAAGTTCTTGTTTCCAAGCAATGTAAGCACTATGAGACAAGTTGGCCAGGCAATGATCAATAGTGTGACCAAAGGATACACCCGGCAGATCCTTGAAGTTAGAGATATCAACACCTTAGCGGCATCATAA
- a CDS encoding enoyl-CoA hydratase/isomerase family protein, which translates to MALVEISVEERIGFITLNRPEKRNALSPEMVTELKSAFAKMESDDAVKIIVLRANGEVFCAGADLQYLQNLQRFSYEENLADSKHLKELFLQIYTLSKIVIAQVQGAALAGGCGLATVCDFVYTVPEAKFGYTEVKIGFVPAIVMVFLLRKIGEGKAKELLLTGELFASEEARALGIVTKIAAKNILETEVKNFASRLISTTSAQSLSLTKKMISDVQHMKLEEALDFASEQNAIARNTEDCKRGIDAFLNKQSLNW; encoded by the coding sequence ATGGCACTCGTTGAAATATCAGTTGAAGAACGCATTGGCTTCATCACGCTTAATCGTCCCGAAAAACGGAATGCATTAAGTCCTGAAATGGTGACTGAACTGAAGTCTGCCTTTGCTAAAATGGAATCAGACGATGCGGTAAAAATCATTGTCTTGCGTGCAAATGGTGAAGTTTTTTGCGCCGGTGCCGATCTTCAATACCTTCAGAATCTTCAGAGATTCTCTTACGAGGAAAATCTGGCAGACTCAAAGCACCTTAAAGAACTATTTCTTCAGATATACACATTAAGTAAAATTGTGATTGCTCAGGTGCAAGGCGCGGCACTCGCCGGCGGTTGCGGACTTGCTACTGTCTGTGATTTTGTATACACCGTGCCTGAAGCGAAATTTGGTTACACTGAAGTGAAGATTGGATTTGTTCCTGCAATCGTAATGGTATTCCTGTTAAGAAAAATAGGAGAGGGAAAAGCCAAAGAACTTCTTCTCACTGGTGAGCTCTTCGCCTCAGAGGAGGCAAGGGCATTGGGGATCGTGACAAAAATTGCCGCTAAAAATATTCTTGAAACTGAAGTAAAGAATTTTGCATCCAGATTGATCTCAACAACTTCTGCTCAATCACTTTCTCTCACCAAGAAAATGATCTCTGATGTCCAGCACATGAAGCTGGAGGAAGCACTTGACTTTGCTTCCGAGCAGAATGCAATAGCCCGTAATACGGAAGATTGCAAAAGGGGAATCGATGCTTTCCTGAATAAGCAGTCTCTTAACTGGTGA
- a CDS encoding SAM-dependent chlorinase/fluorinase, translating to MAIVTLLTDSGESDHYVAAIKAKILSTNPGLTIVDISHKINACDIAHGAFVLKSVFRDFPKGTVHIVAVDAAGNRGDAFIAMSLEEHFFVSVDNGLLGLVSDKVQQNLVELNSINPVTTSFPEKDIMAPAAARLASGVSISTLGKPMASFKKMTDRHVKATKKQILGHVIRVDNFGNLITNIEKDTFEILSKAKVYTVSFGGEKMRRIHTNYHQAEQGDCFLLFNALGLLEIGIYKGNASELLGLTYDSPVNIIFEE from the coding sequence ATGGCCATTGTCACTCTTCTTACCGATTCTGGAGAAAGCGACCACTATGTGGCGGCAATTAAGGCTAAAATCCTCAGCACCAATCCAGGCTTAACGATTGTGGATATCAGTCACAAAATCAACGCCTGCGACATTGCCCACGGCGCTTTCGTTCTAAAATCAGTATTTCGTGACTTTCCAAAAGGGACGGTACATATCGTAGCAGTGGATGCTGCTGGAAATCGGGGTGATGCCTTTATTGCCATGAGCCTTGAGGAGCATTTCTTTGTCAGTGTCGATAATGGTTTGCTTGGATTAGTCAGCGATAAAGTCCAGCAAAATCTTGTGGAATTGAATTCGATAAATCCAGTCACCACCTCTTTTCCAGAAAAAGATATTATGGCACCCGCTGCTGCACGATTGGCAAGTGGGGTTTCCATCTCAACATTGGGGAAACCAATGGCATCTTTTAAGAAAATGACGGATCGCCATGTAAAGGCTACGAAAAAGCAAATACTTGGCCATGTGATTCGTGTTGACAATTTTGGAAATCTGATAACAAATATTGAAAAGGATACTTTTGAAATTCTCAGTAAAGCGAAGGTTTATACCGTCAGTTTTGGTGGAGAAAAGATGAGGAGGATACACACTAATTATCACCAGGCCGAACAGGGTGATTGTTTTCTGCTCTTCAATGCACTCGGACTTCTGGAGATTGGTATCTACAAAGGTAATGCGAGTGAGCTGCTGGGACTTACTTATGATAGTCCTGTAAACATCATATTTGAGGAATAA
- a CDS encoding antibiotic biosynthesis monooxygenase, which translates to MLIRIVRMHFTEAGVDEFLEIFDQNKIAIRNFSGCTHLQLLKDAEDPLCFTTLSHWNHPDDLEKYRKSELFGSVWGRVKTLFSERTQAFSLEKFIELK; encoded by the coding sequence ATGCTCATACGAATTGTGCGTATGCACTTTACCGAAGCGGGAGTCGATGAATTTCTGGAAATATTTGATCAGAATAAAATAGCAATCCGGAATTTCTCAGGATGTACTCATTTACAATTATTGAAGGACGCCGAAGATCCATTATGTTTTACCACTTTGAGTCATTGGAATCATCCTGACGATCTTGAAAAATACCGCAAGTCAGAACTTTTCGGAAGTGTCTGGGGTAGAGTAAAAACCCTATTCTCAGAACGAACTCAAGCGTTTTCGCTCGAAAAATTCATAGAGCTGAAATGA
- a CDS encoding RecQ family ATP-dependent DNA helicase — MLSPESILKQYWGHDQFRLPQREIIRGALEGKDVLALLPTGGGKSICFQVPGLAMDGITIVVSPLIALMQDQVQQLRIRGIQALAVYSGMSRSEIDIALDNCVYGKFKFLYVSPERLKTDIFLERFRKMNVCLIAIDEAHCISQWGYDFRPPYLEINALREIKPEVPFLALTATATKIVQNDIVSKAGLRDPLIFKKSFARENISFVVRKTENKEKKLLEILRNVPGTAIVYVRSRKATVDLSKWLGRQNINAIFYHAGLTHADRMSRQEQWINNKVRVMVATNAFGMGIDKSDVRVVIHVDIPENLESYYQEAGRAGRDGSRSFAALVFHEADVVGLRSKVQQSHPSTEYLKKIYQGLANYLQLAMGSSDGESYDFDLEEFCAKFNFRSAAAFSALKKLEEEGLVQLSESFYRSSRIHFHTNKSHLYEFQVANEKYDPLIKALLRLYGAEMFSDFIPISETMIAKSLKGAAADVQILLNQLSELQVLEYEPASDRPQITFLTPRQDANHLHLNQVRLNERRDLAVKKSEAMIEFAQQSHRCRMQVVLEYFDELSYDECGMCDVCINKKKTHDHASFKGYEDQVLQLVSQKPMTVDELETAVNPDDHHLFIEVVREMVDQEVIKYDEYWVLRKS, encoded by the coding sequence GTGCTATCACCTGAATCAATCTTAAAGCAATACTGGGGCCATGACCAATTCCGTCTTCCACAACGTGAAATTATCCGAGGTGCGTTAGAAGGAAAAGATGTGTTGGCACTATTGCCTACAGGGGGTGGTAAATCCATCTGCTTTCAGGTTCCAGGTCTTGCGATGGATGGAATTACCATTGTTGTTAGTCCATTGATAGCGCTCATGCAGGATCAGGTACAGCAACTTCGGATTCGGGGTATCCAGGCACTGGCAGTTTATTCTGGCATGAGCCGTAGTGAGATTGACATAGCTCTTGATAATTGTGTGTACGGAAAATTCAAATTCCTCTATGTTTCTCCAGAAAGATTGAAGACAGATATTTTTTTAGAACGGTTTCGTAAAATGAATGTGTGTTTAATTGCAATTGATGAAGCACATTGTATTTCTCAATGGGGCTATGATTTTCGGCCCCCATATCTTGAGATCAATGCGTTGCGGGAAATAAAACCTGAGGTTCCGTTTCTTGCGCTAACCGCTACCGCCACCAAAATTGTTCAGAATGATATTGTAAGCAAAGCTGGCTTAAGGGATCCATTAATCTTTAAGAAAAGTTTTGCGCGCGAGAATATTTCATTTGTAGTTCGAAAGACAGAGAATAAAGAGAAAAAACTTCTGGAGATTTTGCGGAATGTCCCAGGAACAGCAATTGTTTATGTGCGTTCACGAAAAGCCACAGTTGATTTAAGCAAATGGCTTGGTCGGCAGAATATCAATGCCATCTTTTACCATGCTGGTCTGACGCACGCTGATCGTATGTCGCGTCAGGAGCAATGGATCAATAATAAAGTTCGGGTCATGGTTGCCACCAATGCCTTTGGTATGGGCATCGATAAATCGGATGTGCGGGTAGTGATTCATGTGGATATCCCTGAAAATCTCGAATCATATTATCAGGAGGCAGGACGTGCAGGGCGTGATGGGAGTAGATCATTTGCAGCCTTAGTCTTCCACGAAGCTGATGTTGTGGGATTAAGAAGTAAAGTTCAGCAATCTCATCCGTCGACTGAATACCTGAAAAAAATCTATCAGGGTCTCGCCAACTACCTTCAACTAGCGATGGGAAGCAGTGATGGTGAGAGCTATGATTTCGATTTGGAAGAGTTCTGTGCAAAATTCAACTTCCGATCAGCAGCGGCATTTTCTGCTTTAAAGAAACTTGAAGAAGAAGGATTAGTTCAACTCAGCGAGAGTTTTTATCGCTCGTCACGTATTCATTTTCATACAAATAAATCACACCTTTATGAGTTTCAGGTTGCCAATGAGAAGTATGACCCATTGATAAAAGCCTTGCTTCGATTGTATGGAGCAGAAATGTTTTCAGATTTTATTCCGATTTCGGAAACGATGATTGCAAAAAGCCTTAAAGGTGCTGCTGCGGATGTTCAGATATTATTGAATCAGTTATCGGAACTTCAGGTGCTGGAATATGAACCGGCTTCCGACAGGCCTCAAATTACTTTTCTTACTCCTCGTCAGGATGCAAATCACTTGCATTTAAATCAGGTTCGATTAAATGAGCGACGGGATCTTGCCGTGAAGAAGTCAGAAGCGATGATTGAATTTGCTCAGCAATCCCACCGATGCCGCATGCAGGTGGTGCTGGAGTACTTTGATGAACTTTCTTACGACGAATGTGGAATGTGTGACGTGTGTATCAACAAGAAAAAAACGCATGATCATGCATCCTTTAAAGGTTATGAAGATCAGGTCTTACAGCTTGTTTCGCAAAAGCCCATGACCGTCGATGAACTCGAGACTGCTGTTAATCCTGATGATCACCATCTTTTTATTGAAGTTGTCAGGGAAATGGTCGATCAGGAAGTAATCAAGTATGACGAATACTGGGTATTACGTAAATCCTGA
- a CDS encoding phosphoglycerate kinase — MKTINDINFAGKRALIRVDFNVPLDKSFKVTDDNRIRATIPTLKKILKDGGSCILMSHLGRPKDGPEEKYSLKHTISTVEKLLGVNVQFANDCIGEDAKAKAAALKAGEVLLLENLRFYKEEEKGDLAFAEKLSKLGDIYVNDAFGTAHRAHASTTIVAQFLKEKCAGLVMAAELDNAKKVMEKADKPFTAIMGGAKISDKILIIEQLLDKVNHLIIGGGMSYTFFKAMGGNIGKSLVEEDKLALAKELIQKAKAKGVELHLPIDSVAADKFDAEANTQISMNTAIPDGWMGLDIGPQAQQVFAKVIEESKTILWNGPMGVFEMKKFEAGTKSVAEAVVRATEKGAFSLIGGGDSAAAVAQFGFAEKVSYVSTGGGALLEYFEGKVLPGVKALE, encoded by the coding sequence ATGAAAACAATTAACGATATCAATTTTGCGGGCAAGCGAGCTCTGATCCGTGTTGACTTTAATGTTCCTCTGGATAAAAGCTTTAAGGTTACGGATGACAATCGCATTCGCGCGACAATACCAACATTAAAAAAGATCTTAAAAGATGGAGGAAGCTGCATCCTCATGTCTCATCTTGGGCGACCTAAAGACGGTCCTGAAGAAAAATATTCTTTGAAGCATACTATTTCTACAGTTGAGAAGCTTCTTGGAGTTAATGTTCAGTTCGCAAATGACTGTATCGGCGAGGACGCTAAGGCTAAAGCTGCTGCTTTAAAAGCAGGCGAAGTTTTGTTATTGGAAAATCTTCGTTTTTACAAAGAAGAAGAAAAAGGTGATCTGGCTTTTGCGGAAAAACTTTCAAAACTTGGAGATATTTATGTTAATGATGCTTTTGGCACAGCTCATCGTGCACATGCCTCAACAACAATCGTAGCTCAGTTCCTGAAAGAGAAGTGCGCTGGACTTGTTATGGCAGCAGAACTTGACAATGCAAAGAAAGTGATGGAGAAGGCTGATAAGCCTTTCACGGCAATCATGGGGGGCGCGAAAATTTCCGATAAAATCCTGATCATTGAACAATTACTTGATAAAGTTAATCACCTGATTATTGGCGGTGGAATGTCGTACACGTTCTTTAAGGCAATGGGTGGAAATATTGGTAAATCTTTAGTAGAAGAAGATAAGCTCGCTCTTGCGAAAGAACTCATCCAGAAAGCAAAAGCAAAGGGCGTAGAACTTCACTTGCCTATTGACTCTGTCGCTGCAGATAAATTTGACGCTGAAGCAAATACTCAGATATCGATGAACACAGCCATTCCTGATGGATGGATGGGACTTGATATTGGCCCTCAGGCGCAACAGGTTTTTGCAAAAGTTATTGAAGAATCAAAAACCATCCTTTGGAATGGTCCGATGGGTGTTTTTGAAATGAAGAAATTTGAAGCAGGAACCAAGTCCGTAGCGGAAGCAGTTGTACGTGCTACTGAAAAGGGGGCTTTTTCTCTCATCGGTGGTGGTGATTCAGCGGCAGCAGTTGCTCAGTTTGGCTTTGCTGAAAAAGTGAGTTACGTATCTACCGGAGGCGGCGCTTTGCTGGAATATTTTGAAGGTAAAGTGTTGCCGGGAGTAAAGGCGTTAGAGTAA
- a CDS encoding ComEC/Rec2 family competence protein — translation MQWIPFAMVRIAAVFIAGVLLCIYQPDLISFESVTILLLVFMTIYFLARSILRKSPEIKLVSGVLGLTSVFIAGYLNVLLKNESGREDHLLQFNDPIFAYQIKLITPAEEKERSFKRIGLVIKVRTEKGWQSSYAKVALYWPKDQNIVDPDYGDILLIKGQPKVLESAYNPHEFDFKEFLRFKNIYHQQFVKSGEWKLIQKSEDKGLLFYAHRARNWSVAAVKKTISSSRERAIVTALVLGVTDGLDTDLLNAYAASGAMHVLAVSGLHVSIIYGILIFFFKPLGKSNSANWIVAILSLVLLWGYAFLTGLSPSVLRAVMMFTFVAVAKPIGRSTNIYNTLAASAFCLLIYDPYLIMSVGFQLSYLAVLGIVYMQRPIYNLWEAKSAIANWAWQLTCVSIAAQIATFAMGFYYFHQFPVYFMIANLFIIPGSFVVLVGGILLILVSAIPYVSTYLGIAMEWFVRILNEGIFIVEKIPYSLISDVYISATQCYVLFGIVLAGLMLIHFKKIEWMSMIVVGVLLFSFLSWEHLLNDVKKSRWTVYRVQGHTAMEWSEKGHSYFIGDSAIIVDRNNIKFHLLSNRLVNGAMDIDAQTNFNQGTLQIYHRDGKTFLWLYRKLSKLPTKLSIDYLIVSNNSLMSLKMLEEKISFKHLILDSSNSIRYSEKIEKEAVSMKKECHSVLKKGAFVVEL, via the coding sequence ATGCAGTGGATTCCATTTGCCATGGTGAGGATTGCAGCGGTTTTTATAGCCGGAGTTCTTCTTTGCATCTATCAACCTGACCTGATTTCTTTCGAATCAGTGACTATCCTGTTGCTGGTTTTCATGACTATTTATTTCCTGGCCAGGTCTATCCTGAGAAAATCTCCTGAGATAAAGCTGGTCTCCGGCGTTCTTGGACTTACATCAGTTTTTATAGCAGGATATCTCAATGTTTTACTAAAGAATGAATCAGGTCGCGAGGATCATTTACTACAATTTAATGATCCGATTTTTGCCTATCAGATAAAACTGATAACACCTGCGGAAGAAAAGGAAAGATCTTTCAAGAGAATAGGATTGGTAATAAAAGTGAGAACAGAGAAGGGCTGGCAAAGTTCCTATGCCAAGGTCGCATTATACTGGCCAAAGGATCAGAATATTGTTGATCCAGACTATGGGGATATTCTTTTGATTAAGGGTCAGCCTAAAGTATTGGAATCTGCATACAATCCCCATGAGTTTGACTTTAAAGAATTCCTTCGCTTTAAAAATATTTATCATCAGCAGTTTGTCAAGTCAGGGGAGTGGAAGTTGATTCAAAAATCAGAAGATAAAGGATTACTGTTTTATGCTCATCGTGCCCGAAACTGGTCGGTCGCTGCAGTAAAAAAAACAATTTCTTCATCACGTGAGCGTGCAATCGTAACAGCTCTTGTTTTGGGGGTTACAGATGGATTAGATACGGACTTACTAAATGCTTATGCAGCGAGCGGAGCCATGCATGTTCTTGCGGTTTCTGGATTGCACGTCAGTATCATTTATGGGATACTGATTTTCTTTTTTAAGCCATTAGGAAAGAGCAACAGTGCCAACTGGATTGTAGCAATTTTAAGTCTTGTCTTGCTATGGGGATATGCTTTTTTAACGGGTTTGTCACCTTCTGTCCTGCGGGCAGTGATGATGTTTACGTTTGTGGCAGTCGCAAAACCTATTGGAAGAAGCACAAATATCTATAATACACTCGCGGCTTCAGCTTTCTGCCTATTGATCTATGATCCCTATCTTATCATGTCGGTTGGATTTCAATTATCGTATCTGGCGGTACTGGGAATTGTTTACATGCAAAGACCGATCTACAATCTTTGGGAAGCAAAATCCGCTATTGCGAATTGGGCCTGGCAATTGACTTGTGTTTCCATTGCTGCACAGATTGCCACGTTTGCTATGGGATTTTATTATTTCCATCAGTTCCCGGTCTACTTTATGATTGCTAATCTTTTCATCATTCCCGGATCTTTCGTTGTACTGGTGGGAGGTATTCTTTTAATACTCGTCAGCGCGATACCATATGTATCAACATACCTTGGGATTGCAATGGAATGGTTTGTAAGAATTCTGAATGAGGGAATTTTCATTGTGGAAAAGATCCCATATAGTTTGATTAGCGATGTATACATTTCTGCGACTCAATGTTATGTCTTGTTCGGAATAGTTCTGGCAGGACTAATGCTGATTCATTTTAAAAAAATTGAATGGATGAGTATGATTGTAGTGGGAGTTCTGCTTTTCTCATTTTTGTCATGGGAACATTTATTAAATGATGTTAAGAAATCGCGATGGACGGTTTATAGAGTTCAGGGTCATACTGCGATGGAGTGGAGCGAGAAAGGACATTCTTATTTCATAGGAGACTCTGCCATCATAGTTGATAGAAATAACATCAAGTTCCATTTGCTTTCCAATAGATTAGTTAATGGTGCCATGGATATTGATGCACAAACAAATTTCAATCAAGGAACACTGCAGATATATCATCGTGATGGTAAAACTTTTCTTTGGCTGTACAGAAAGCTCTCTAAATTACCCACAAAGCTCAGCATTGATTATTTAATTGTGAGCAACAACTCTCTCATGTCGCTAAAAATGTTGGAAGAGAAAATCAGTTTTAAGCATTTGATTCTGGATTCCAGTAATTCCATCAGATACAGCGAAAAAATAGAAAAGGAAGCCGTATCGATGAAAAAAGAATGTCACTCTGTTTTGAAGAAAGGTGCTTTTGTGGTGGAATTATGA
- a CDS encoding DinB family protein, translating into MTEQQLILKMIVGAWETQSSRVTKLMNSLSDEKLLIETAPGRNSGFYLVGHLAAVSDALFPLLGWGEKLYPQLDNIFLKNPENSGLEKPSVSQIREYWKDIDAKVAEHIKTMPYDEWFTRHNSVSSEDFAKEPFRNKMNILINRTNHMSYHLGQMVYLTGKSE; encoded by the coding sequence ATGACCGAGCAACAACTAATTCTTAAAATGATAGTAGGAGCCTGGGAGACACAATCTTCTCGAGTTACCAAACTAATGAATAGCCTTTCTGATGAGAAGCTCCTTATTGAAACCGCTCCTGGAAGAAATTCCGGATTTTACCTGGTTGGCCATCTTGCCGCTGTCAGCGATGCGCTTTTCCCTCTTTTAGGTTGGGGTGAGAAATTGTACCCACAACTGGATAACATTTTTTTAAAGAATCCTGAAAATTCAGGGCTTGAAAAACCTTCTGTATCACAGATCCGGGAATACTGGAAGGATATTGACGCCAAAGTTGCTGAACATATAAAGACAATGCCGTATGATGAATGGTTTACGCGCCATAACTCTGTATCTTCTGAAGACTTTGCAAAAGAGCCATTCAGAAATAAAATGAATATCCTGATCAACCGAACCAACCACATGAGCTATCACCTGGGGCAGATGGTTTATCTGACAGGAAAATCAGAGTAA